GCTGCGCGGGTTTTGGTCGCTGGCCGTGAACCGGCTGATGGTCCCGTCGGCGGCCATGCGCGAGACGCCGCCCCCGTAGCCGCCCATCCACAGGGCGCCCTCGTGGCTTACCAATGCCCAGATGTCGTCGCTGCCGATTTCCGGATGGGTCGCCACGCGAAAATGCCGGAATTGCTCGTGCGCGCTGTCGAGCACGCTCAGGCCGTGTCCTTCCGGGGCGACCCAGATGCGCCCCTGCGGATCGACGTGGACCAGCGTGACGAAGTTGGCCGACAGCGAGGTCGGATCGGTGGGGTCGTGTCGCCACACCTGCATGCCGACGCCGTCGTAGCGCGCCAGCCCGTCGGTGGTGGCCAGCCACAGGAAGCCGTCGGCGTCGAATTTCAGGCTCTTGACGGTGCTCGACGGAAGGCCGGCCGCCACGTCGATATGCCGCAGTCGCGGAATCTCGGGCACGCGCGCGCCGGCGGCCGGCGCCAGCAGCAGCCCGCAGGTAACCAGCAGCAGCCACGCCATGATGTGTCGCATCCCAGCCCCTTTTTGTGCACCTGCGCGAGCTTCACTTCCCGCGCCCTCCCCCGCCGAACCTTCAACGATTGTGCCGGCCGGGGCAAGTCGTTCGCGCCCACGCTCGCATGGCGGGGCCTGCCGGGCATCGGACCTGTCGGATCGGACCTGCCTGTAACGGACCTGTCTCTAACGGTCCTGTCTGTTACGGACCTGACAGCGCTGGACCTGTCTAGAATCGGGGCATGCACGGCAAACCTTCCTTCCCGTCCACCCGCTATCGGCACCGCACGACCGGAACGGCGGAACGCGGCTTGGCGCCCCTGTGCCGGTTCGCTCCTGCGCTGGCCTGCCTGCTGGCCGTTGCCGCGCCGGCCAGCGCGCGCGATGCACCGACCTGGAACCTGGACCCGGTGCACACCCGGGTGATGTTCGTGGTGTCGCATGCCGGGTTCTCGCAGGCGCTGGGCACCGTGTCCGGCAGCACCGGCACGCTCGTCTTCGATCCCGACGATTGGCAGCGCACGCGCCTGCAGGCCAGCGTGCCGCTGGCGCGCGCGGATCTGGGCGACCCGGACTGGAACCGGGCGGTGCTGGCGCCGCGCCTGCTGGATGTGGAGGCTTACCCCGCCGCCAGCTTCACCTCCGACAGCGCCGTCGCCTCGGACAGCGGCGGCATCCGCGTATGCGGCGAGCTCAGCTTGCACGGCGTCACCCGCCCGCTGTGCATGGACGTCACCGTCAATGCGGTCAAGCGCCATCCGATGCCGCCCTTCCGCCGCACGGCCGGCTTTTCCGCCACGGCGGTGTTGAGCCGCAGCGATTTCGGCATCACCGCCTGGCCGTCGGTCATCGGCGATGAGGTCACCATCCGGATCGAGGCGGAGGCGGTGCGCTCGCGCGCGGCCGGACGCCCACCCGAACCGGAGCCTCCATCCGAACCGCAACCGCAACTCACGCCCGAACCCGAACCCGAACCCGTATCCGGAGCTTTGCAATGAGTCTGAGAAACCCCGCCGACCGATGGGGCGCGGTAAGCCAGTTCCTGCACTGGACCATCGCCGTGGCGATCCTGGCGATGGCGGTCATCGGCCTGTCGCTGGACAGCCTGCCCAAGTCGCCGAGCTACTTCTGGGTGTTCAACCTGCACAAATCGCTGGGCCTGACCGTGCTCGCGCTGGCGGTGGTCCGGCTGGCGTGGCGGCTCTACGCCGGCGCGCCAACCCCGATGGCGAGCATCCCGGGCTGGCAACGGTGGCTCGCGCGCGTCACCCATTGGCTGCTGTACGGGCTGATCATCGCCATGCCGCTGTCGGGCTGGCTGTTCGACTCCGCCAGCGGGCTGCGTCCGCTGCGCTGGTTCAACCTGTTCCAGGTGCCCAAGCTCATTGGCCCCAATACCGGCGTGCGCGAAATCGCGCGCGACGCACACGGCTGGATCTTCTGGGTACTGGCGCTGTTGATCGTCATGCACGCCGGCGCAGCCCTTTACCACCACTACTTTGTCGGCGACGGCACGCTGCGGCGGATGCTGCCCGGCCGCCGGACACCGCTCCCCTCTTCCAACCGGAACCCGTGATGACCCCCACCGTGCGCGCGACTCGCTCCCCCACCCGCCCCTCCTTCCTGCAGGCGTTGTCACTGGCCGCCGGCCTGACCTTCGCCAGCAGCAGCGCGCTGGCTGCCGATTACGTGCAGGCTCCCGGATCCACGCTGACCTTTGCCTCAAGCTTTGAAGGCGAGATCTTCACCGGCCACTTCGCCGGTTTCACCACCACGATGCGCTTTGACCCGCAGCAACTGGAGCAGGCGCGGCTGGACGTGACCATTCCGCTGGCGACCGCGACCACCGCCAATCCCGAGCGTGACCAGACCCTGCAGGGCAGCGATTTCTTCGCCAGCAAGCTGTTCCCGCAGGCCCGCTTCGTCGCCACGCGGTTCCGTCATCTGGGCGAGGACCGCTACGCGGCGGACGGCACCCTGAGCCTGCGCGATGCGAAACAGCCCGTGACCCTGAGCTTCACCTGGCAGGACGGCGCGACGCCGGTGCTCACCGGGCGCGCCAGCGTGGACCGGCTGGCGTTCGGCGTCGGCGGCGGCGACTGGGCAGACGTGGGCATGATTCCGGCAAAGGTGGCGGTCAGCACCCGGGTCAACCTGACGCCCGCGCCGTGAATGCCGCCAACCTCGGGTAAACCCCAGCTGGGGGATGCCCCGAGTGACCCCGCCCGGCCGCAGTGTTGGAATGCAGGCATGACCCGCGAATCGTGGGTTACTGCCCAAATGCGAGGATCAGGGAATGACCGTTCTCAGTGCAATCTCAGCGGCGCAGCCGCAACGCATCGACGCCGGCCGCGGCCGCCAGCACACCGTCCAGCACGGCGACACGCTGTCGGGGATCGCGAAACAGTACGGCGTCAGCCTGTCCGCGTTGAAGGCCGCCAACCCGCAGGTCCTGAATCCCAACGTCATCTATTCCGGTGACCGCATCGCGGTGCCGGGCGCCCAGGCGCAGAGCAGTGCCGGCGGCGCGCCGGTGCAGGCGGACAAGGCCGCGGCAGGGAGCACCGCCGCCATGGCCGGCTCCACCCAGCTGACCATCGCCGACTACCAGCGCGCGGCCAACACCCTCGGCGTGGACGTCGCCACCGTGCGCGCGGTCGCGGATGTGGAGTCCTCCGGCGGCGGCTTCCTCGCCGATGGCCGACCCAAGATCCTGTTCGAACGGCACATCTTCGCTCGCGAAACCGGTGGCCGCTTCAACGGCTCGCATCCGGGCATCAGCGGCGCGCCGGGTGGCTACGGCGCTGGCGGCGCGAACCAGCACGCCCGCTTCGAGCGGGCGTTCAAGCTCGACCCGGCGGCAGCGATGAAGTCGGCCTCCTGGGGTGAATTCCAGATCATGGGCTTCAACCACAAGATGGTCGGCTTCGACAGCGTCGGCAAGTTTGTCGACGCGATGCGCAGCTCGGCGGGCAGCCAGCTGGACGCGTTCGTCAGCTTTATCGAGTCAGCCGGTCTCAAGGGCAAGCTGCAGAACAAGGACTGGGCCGGCTTTGCGCGCGGCTACAACGGTCCGGGCTACGCCAAGAACAACTACGACGGCAAGATGGCGGCCGCCTACGCCAAGTACGCCGGCAGCAACCCGCCGCCGGTGGCCAGCGGCGGAACGCCGACCAGGCCGACCTCTCCCACCGCTCCGACGGCTCCTGCACCGACCGCTCCGCAGGCCAGCACGGGAACCTACTCGGTGCGCTCGGGCGACACCCTCAGCGGCATCGCGCAGGCGCACGGCGTCTCGCTCTCCGCGCTGGCCGCGGCCAATCCGCAGATCCGCAACATCGACCTGATCTTCCCCAACCAGGTCGTCAAGATTCCCGGCGGCAGCGGTGCGGCGGCCAGCCACACGGTCCGCAGCGGCGACACCCTGGGCGGCATCGCCCAACAGCACGGCGTGTCGCTGGCGGCGCTGAGCGCGGCCAACCCGCAGATCCGCAACATCCACCTGATCCATCCCGGCCAGACGGTCCACATCCCCGGCAACCCCGCCGTGGGCGCGCCGGCGGCCGGCACTCCCGGCAATCCCCCGGTCCGCGGCGACAGCAAGGTCGATACCTCCGCGCCGGTCGGCGGCAGCAGTTCGGATGCCGCCAGGATCGCCGAGAAGTATCTGGGCTGGTGGGCCGGCGACCTGAAGGTCAGCGGCCACCTGCCGATGGATCCCAGCGTCCCCAACACCGTCAACTGCGCCAACTTCGTGTCCGCCGTCCTGCAGAAGGCCGGGCTGATCAACTTCCACACCAACCTGGTTACCGGCTCCAACAGCGGCAACCCGCAGGCACTGGGCACGAAGTTGAAGGCCGCCGGCTGGACCGTGGTGCCTGCGTCGCAGGCGCGGCCGGGTGACGTGGCCATCGTCAACAACGGCGGACACGTCGAGCTGGTGCACAGCAACAACAATGGCAAGATCACCCTGATCGGTTCCAACAACACCGCTGGCGGCTCCGGGCCGCAGAAGGTCAGCTACGGCAACCCGTTCGGCAACGCCTGGTACCTGACGCCGCCCCGCAAGTGATAGACCGGTCGCACCGGTCCGTCAGGAGACGCGCATGCGAACCCTGTCATTCTTGATGCTCCTACTGATGGGTTTTGCCTGCATGCCAACCAACCACGCCCAGACACCGTCCGCGTTGCACATCCCCAACCCCGGATCCCCCGAGCGTGCTGCCGTCCTCGACAGCGCACGTGATTCCATCGACAAGGAGATCGGCCGCACCGTCCAGTTCGTGGTCGAGCGACTGGCGATTCAGGGCGAGTGGGCGTTCCTTTACGCGCACATGCAGGCCAGCGACGGTGGCCCGGTCGATTACGCGCGCACCCCGATGGCGGAGGCGGCCGAGGCCGGCTTTGTCTCCCAGGTCTATGCCGGCCTGCTGGAGAAGGAAGACGGCCAGTGGGTGGTTCGCGCCCAGGCGATCGGCCCGACCGACATGGCCTGGCAGCCGTGGGCGGCGGACTATGGCGCGCCCGAGGCGCTGTTCAAGCTCGATTGATCCCGGCGGTGTAGGCCCGGCCGGAGAGCGCACCAACGCATACCCGCTCGGGGCAAACG
This genomic interval from Lysobacter ciconiae contains the following:
- a CDS encoding cytochrome b; the protein is MSLRNPADRWGAVSQFLHWTIAVAILAMAVIGLSLDSLPKSPSYFWVFNLHKSLGLTVLALAVVRLAWRLYAGAPTPMASIPGWQRWLARVTHWLLYGLIIAMPLSGWLFDSASGLRPLRWFNLFQVPKLIGPNTGVREIARDAHGWIFWVLALLIVMHAGAALYHHYFVGDGTLRRMLPGRRTPLPSSNRNP
- a CDS encoding YceI family protein, with translation MAPLCRFAPALACLLAVAAPASARDAPTWNLDPVHTRVMFVVSHAGFSQALGTVSGSTGTLVFDPDDWQRTRLQASVPLARADLGDPDWNRAVLAPRLLDVEAYPAASFTSDSAVASDSGGIRVCGELSLHGVTRPLCMDVTVNAVKRHPMPPFRRTAGFSATAVLSRSDFGITAWPSVIGDEVTIRIEAEAVRSRAAGRPPEPEPPSEPQPQLTPEPEPEPVSGALQ
- a CDS encoding N-acetylmuramidase domain-containing protein — its product is MTVLSAISAAQPQRIDAGRGRQHTVQHGDTLSGIAKQYGVSLSALKAANPQVLNPNVIYSGDRIAVPGAQAQSSAGGAPVQADKAAAGSTAAMAGSTQLTIADYQRAANTLGVDVATVRAVADVESSGGGFLADGRPKILFERHIFARETGGRFNGSHPGISGAPGGYGAGGANQHARFERAFKLDPAAAMKSASWGEFQIMGFNHKMVGFDSVGKFVDAMRSSAGSQLDAFVSFIESAGLKGKLQNKDWAGFARGYNGPGYAKNNYDGKMAAAYAKYAGSNPPPVASGGTPTRPTSPTAPTAPAPTAPQASTGTYSVRSGDTLSGIAQAHGVSLSALAAANPQIRNIDLIFPNQVVKIPGGSGAAASHTVRSGDTLGGIAQQHGVSLAALSAANPQIRNIHLIHPGQTVHIPGNPAVGAPAAGTPGNPPVRGDSKVDTSAPVGGSSSDAARIAEKYLGWWAGDLKVSGHLPMDPSVPNTVNCANFVSAVLQKAGLINFHTNLVTGSNSGNPQALGTKLKAAGWTVVPASQARPGDVAIVNNGGHVELVHSNNNGKITLIGSNNTAGGSGPQKVSYGNPFGNAWYLTPPRK
- a CDS encoding YceI family protein, with product MTPTVRATRSPTRPSFLQALSLAAGLTFASSSALAADYVQAPGSTLTFASSFEGEIFTGHFAGFTTTMRFDPQQLEQARLDVTIPLATATTANPERDQTLQGSDFFASKLFPQARFVATRFRHLGEDRYAADGTLSLRDAKQPVTLSFTWQDGATPVLTGRASVDRLAFGVGGGDWADVGMIPAKVAVSTRVNLTPAP